Proteins co-encoded in one Vidua chalybeata isolate OUT-0048 chromosome 18, bVidCha1 merged haplotype, whole genome shotgun sequence genomic window:
- the SLC35E4 gene encoding solute carrier family 35 member E4: protein MAPGAGPGLEAAPLSARRHRRVQRAGVPGGRQRRRCPRCPCPPRPARPAVTRWPRRAEPPPSAPAITKLSAGPSRRRRLPGTWYRHPGAEPRQHPRPGRRHRGERGQRGRHRGERRQRGRHRGERRQRGRHRASAAVTATHRGALGRTGQSGEGRPEAAEPVPMCPRSRRGDEAAMSAAGAGTVRPWKPDPGQADGGRPPPGPALPLTLSVLAWLGTGTTMAGLNKWIFAAHGFRYPLLLSALHMLSGVAVGYPLGWARAPGPRPRARIYLLSLTFCTSVALGNLGLSYVQLDVAQAVATTTPLVTLVLGLLGGRRPHPLQFWAMGPVCAGAACSIAGGLCFSQPGCGFLLAATVLRALKSIQQSVLLQEDRLDALSLLSLTSLPSFVLLFGAAVALELGPSWQGVLRPDAALWGCVLLSCLGSVLYNLATSCLLSLTSALTLHLLGSLTVVGNLLLSWLLFGTRLGALGYAGVALTLAGMVLYHQPRLLAACWGLRGLRQHPHHE, encoded by the exons ATGGcgccgggggccgggccgggcttGGAGGCAGCGCCGCTGTCAGCACGGAGGCACCGCAGGGTGCAGAGGGCCGGGGTGCCCggcgggcggcagcgccggcggTGCCCCCGGTGCCCGTGtccgccgcgccccgcccgcccggcaGTGACGCGCTGGCCTCGCAGGGCGGAGCCTCCGCCCTCCGCTCCCGCCATCACCAAACTTTCCGCCGGCcccagccgccgccgccgcctccccggcACATGGTACCGCCACCCCGGCGCTGAGCCCCGCCAGCACCCCCGGCCGGGGCGACGCCACCGCGgggagcggggacagcgcggCCGCCACCGCGGGGAGCGGAGACAGCGCGGCCGCCACCGCGGGGAGCGGAGACAGCGCGGCCGCCACCGCGCCAGCGCCGCTGTCACCGCCACCCATCGCGGGGCTCTCGGGAGGACGGGGCAGAGCGGCGAGGGGCGGCCGGAGGCAGCGGAGCCGGTGCCCATGTGCCCGCGGTCGCGGCGGGGCGATGAAGCCGCGATgagcgcggcgggcgcgggcaCCGTGCGGCCCTGGAAGCCCGACCCGGGGCAGGCGGACGgggggcggccgccgccggggccggcGCTGCCGCTGACCCTCAGCGTGCTGGCCTGGCTGGGCACCGGCACCACCATGGCCGGCCTCAACAAGTGGATCTTCGCGGCGCACGGCTTCCGCTACCCGCTGCTGCTCTCGGCGCTGCACATGCTGTCCGGCGTGGCCGTGGGATACCCGCTGGGCTGGGCACGGGCACCgggcccccggccccgcgccaGGATCTACCTGCTCAGCCTCACCTTCTGCACCAGCGTGGCCCTGGGCAACCTGGGCCTGAGCTACGTGCAGCTGGACGTGGCACAGGCCGTGGCCACCACCACGCCGCTGGTGACgctggtgctggggctgctggggggcCGGCGGCCGCACCCGCTGCAGTTCTGGGCCATGGGGCCGGTGTGTGCCGGGGCCGCCTGCAGCATCGCCGGCGggctctgcttctcccagccCGGCTGCGGCTTCCTCCTGGCCGCCACCGTGCTCCGTGCCCTCAAGTCCATCCAGCAGA gtgtcctgctgcaggaggaccGTCTGGACgcgctgtccctgctcagcctgaCGTCCCTGCCCAGCTTCGTGCTGCTGTTCGGGGCGGCCGTGGCGCTGGAGCTGGGCCCCTCGTGGCAGGGCGTCCTTCGCCCCGATGCCGCGCTCTGGGGCTGCGTCCTGCTCAGCTGCCTGGGCTCTGTCCTCTACAACCTGGCCACCTCCTGCCTCCTGTCCCTCACCTCGGCCCTCACGCTGCACCTCCTGGGCAGCCTCACCGTGGTGGGCAACCTGCTGCT